In Methanosarcina barkeri MS, a single window of DNA contains:
- the modA gene encoding molybdate ABC transporter substrate-binding protein yields MRKELIVLLVVLGVFLAIGCTGNGNEATNETSTPVANETSAPVANETSVSGQNPDAITVSAAASLTEAFTDMESQFETENPGTDVNLNFAGSGSLRQQIEGGAPVDVFASANQNHMDILANETLIDNSTREDFAENSLVLIVPANSDLNITGIKDLTASDVGKISIGNPETAPVGKYTTQALTEAGLWDQLKDKTILAEDVKQVLTYVERGEVDAGFVYMTDAKTADPGTINIVATVPVNTSISYPIAVVSDSDNKEEAQEFVDFVTGEEGQKILEKYGFTPESE; encoded by the coding sequence GTGAGAAAAGAACTGATAGTTCTGCTAGTAGTATTAGGCGTATTCCTTGCAATAGGATGTACTGGTAATGGAAATGAAGCTACAAACGAAACGAGCACTCCAGTCGCAAATGAAACGAGTGCCCCAGTCGCAAATGAAACTTCGGTTTCTGGGCAGAACCCTGACGCTATAACAGTATCTGCAGCTGCCAGCCTTACCGAAGCCTTTACGGATATGGAATCCCAGTTTGAAACCGAAAACCCTGGCACAGATGTGAATTTAAATTTTGCAGGGTCAGGGAGTCTACGTCAGCAGATTGAAGGAGGAGCTCCAGTTGATGTTTTTGCTTCGGCTAACCAGAACCACATGGACATACTTGCCAATGAGACCCTTATCGACAACAGTACAAGGGAAGACTTTGCTGAGAATTCCCTTGTGCTCATAGTCCCTGCAAACAGCGACCTCAATATAACTGGAATAAAAGACTTGACAGCCTCAGATGTGGGAAAAATCAGCATTGGAAATCCAGAAACTGCCCCTGTAGGCAAATATACAACTCAGGCATTGACCGAAGCAGGCCTCTGGGACCAGTTAAAAGATAAGACTATACTTGCCGAAGATGTCAAACAAGTACTTACATATGTGGAAAGAGGAGAAGTAGATGCAGGCTTTGTGTATATGACCGATGCAAAGACCGCAGACCCCGGAACTATAAATATCGTTGCTACTGTCCCTGTAAATACTTCTATCAGTTATCCTATAGCTGTGGTTTCTGATTCCGATAACAAAGAAGAGGCACAGGAATTCGTGGATTTCGTAACTGGAGAAGAAGGACAGAAAATACTGGAAAAATACGGATTTACTCCAGAATCCGAATAA
- a CDS encoding ammonium transporter, giving the protein MVKKMERLKKLSIVTFVLLIALVSPALAVTSDQNAASIEEIKTTLTFMWLLLASGLVFFMHAGFSLVETGLTRSKNTANILMKNFMTVVLGILVYWAVGWGIMYGADAAGLLGTNQFFLAGADNATWNSWFFQMVFAATGATIVSGAMAERTNFKAYLVYCVMMVAVIYPIYGHWVWSGADMALLSGADSPIVKAIGVASHDFAGSGVVHSIGGYSALAGVILVGARIGRFKNGKPVPIPGHNLTITFLGTLILALGWLGFNGGSTLNANDPYMNLVVVNTFLAAAVGALTVMIITWVKTGKPDPSLTANGLLGGLVAVTAPCGSISNWAALVIGLVAGIIIYVGVMFNENKLKLDDPVGAIAVHGYCGSWGLISVGLFSIGMGNGILADATYAAAVPGLFYGGGISLLLIQLVSVLVTMVWGFGISYIIFKILDAVIGLRVSEEEEIMGLDISEHGIRAYPEYLMREE; this is encoded by the coding sequence ATGGTGAAAAAGATGGAAAGACTAAAAAAATTATCAATAGTTACGTTTGTTCTACTTATAGCACTGGTTTCACCAGCTCTTGCAGTAACGTCTGATCAAAATGCAGCGTCGATTGAGGAAATAAAGACTACGCTAACGTTTATGTGGTTGTTACTGGCAAGTGGACTGGTATTCTTTATGCATGCAGGTTTCTCGCTCGTGGAAACGGGACTTACGAGAAGTAAAAATACCGCCAACATTCTGATGAAAAACTTCATGACTGTTGTCCTGGGTATTCTCGTCTACTGGGCTGTTGGCTGGGGCATAATGTATGGAGCTGATGCCGCAGGCTTACTAGGAACCAATCAGTTCTTCCTGGCAGGTGCGGACAATGCAACTTGGAACTCATGGTTCTTCCAAATGGTTTTCGCGGCTACTGGTGCGACTATAGTTTCAGGGGCAATGGCTGAGAGAACCAATTTTAAGGCGTATCTTGTCTACTGCGTCATGATGGTAGCCGTAATTTACCCTATATACGGTCACTGGGTCTGGAGCGGAGCGGACATGGCTCTCTTAAGTGGCGCCGATAGCCCAATAGTAAAAGCAATAGGAGTGGCAAGTCATGACTTTGCCGGTTCTGGAGTTGTACATTCAATAGGAGGATATTCTGCCCTTGCAGGTGTGATTCTTGTGGGCGCAAGGATAGGGAGATTTAAAAACGGAAAACCCGTACCTATTCCAGGTCACAACCTGACTATTACCTTCCTGGGAACTCTGATCCTGGCTCTCGGATGGCTGGGATTCAACGGAGGAAGTACCCTCAATGCAAATGATCCTTATATGAACCTGGTAGTAGTCAACACCTTCCTTGCAGCCGCTGTAGGAGCTCTTACGGTCATGATTATTACCTGGGTAAAGACCGGAAAGCCAGATCCGTCCCTCACCGCAAACGGGCTTCTCGGCGGGCTTGTAGCAGTTACCGCCCCATGTGGATCGATATCAAACTGGGCAGCCCTGGTGATCGGTCTTGTTGCCGGGATAATAATTTATGTAGGTGTCATGTTTAATGAAAACAAACTAAAGCTGGATGACCCTGTAGGTGCAATTGCAGTGCATGGATATTGTGGAAGCTGGGGACTTATCTCTGTTGGGCTATTTTCCATAGGGATGGGAAACGGGATTCTTGCAGATGCCACGTACGCTGCTGCAGTACCAGGACTCTTCTACGGTGGAGGAATCAGCTTACTGCTTATCCAGCTTGTATCCGTACTGGTAACCATGGTCTGGGGATTTGGTATCTCGTATATAATCTTCAAAATCCTCGATGCCGTAATAGGGCTTAGAGTATCGGAAGAAGAAGAAATCATGGGCCTTGATATCAGTGAACACGGAATCAGAGCATATCCCGAATACCTGATGAGGGAGGAATAA
- a CDS encoding YihY/virulence factor BrkB family protein, with product MFNKSAVPYEIGESMSLGYLKNLVTRTITEWMEDNAMTYSAALAYYFVLSLPALLLFSVSIGSIFLKSENLQSKIINNLQGATDERIINMIILLFERIPEINSLSISALIGFIFLLWSASNVFRQLKNFLERAWDIKPTESSNIKDFIRDAIMSFVIVILFGGLLAMSIFVEGFLYAASKLFQQFLPFSPIIADYTGSIAGFLILVLFFILVYRVLPDKSFDLKSIFVGAFVTAVLVTIGKYVIVLFIAYSNPTNVYGAIGSIIGLFLLFYYSSIMITLGAEFTKVYSES from the coding sequence ATGTTTAATAAAAGTGCAGTGCCTTATGAAATAGGGGAAAGTATGAGCCTGGGGTACTTAAAAAATCTGGTTACCAGAACAATAACGGAATGGATGGAAGATAATGCAATGACTTACAGCGCCGCGCTGGCGTATTATTTTGTACTGAGTCTTCCTGCTCTCTTATTATTTTCAGTATCCATAGGAAGTATTTTTTTGAAATCTGAAAATCTCCAGAGTAAAATAATAAACAACCTGCAAGGAGCTACTGATGAGAGAATTATCAATATGATAATTCTACTTTTTGAACGTATTCCGGAAATTAATTCTCTTTCAATAAGCGCGTTGATAGGTTTTATCTTTCTTCTCTGGAGTGCAAGTAATGTTTTCAGGCAATTAAAAAATTTCCTTGAAAGAGCATGGGATATCAAACCCACTGAATCAAGCAACATTAAAGACTTTATCAGGGACGCAATCATGTCCTTTGTTATTGTTATACTCTTTGGAGGACTGCTCGCAATGAGTATATTTGTTGAAGGATTTCTTTATGCGGCTTCAAAATTGTTTCAACAATTTCTACCATTTTCACCCATAATTGCTGATTATACAGGTTCAATAGCCGGCTTCCTTATTCTTGTACTGTTTTTCATACTTGTGTATAGAGTGCTTCCAGATAAGAGTTTTGACTTAAAATCGATTTTTGTTGGGGCTTTCGTAACCGCAGTTCTTGTAACAATAGGAAAATACGTTATTGTACTTTTTATTGCATACAGTAACCCAACAAATGTCTATGGAGCAATAGGGTCTATCATAGGGTTATTTCTTCTATTTTACTATTCCTCAATTATGATTACGCTTGGTGCGGAGTTCACAAAAGTTTATTCGGAATCTTAA
- a CDS encoding metallophosphoesterase family protein, with translation MQIVHLSDIHYSDAYFVPEIAESMVDGINQLEPNLVVITGDLTENGFSAEYDGVKRFIDKIECKNKILVPGNHDSKNAGYVHFEDLFTDRYFSRNFENVTVVGADSSQPDLDEGHLGRENYGWIKEAFSGEKFKVFAMHHHLVPIPLAGRENTVLVDAGDVLELLNRCKVNLVLCGHCHIPWVWNLNNMLVVNAGTFCSSKTRGKTKQCYNLIQADNENHDGDWKVRVSRVFSKGDRELVTETVM, from the coding sequence ATACAGATTGTACATCTTTCAGATATCCATTATTCAGATGCGTACTTTGTTCCTGAGATTGCAGAGTCTATGGTTGACGGTATAAACCAGCTGGAGCCGAACCTTGTCGTGATTACAGGTGACCTGACCGAGAATGGGTTTTCAGCAGAATATGATGGAGTAAAGCGGTTTATTGACAAGATTGAATGTAAAAATAAAATTCTGGTCCCGGGAAATCATGATTCGAAAAATGCAGGATATGTGCACTTTGAAGATCTCTTTACAGACAGGTACTTTTCACGGAATTTTGAGAATGTTACGGTTGTCGGGGCTGATTCTTCACAGCCCGATCTTGATGAAGGTCATCTGGGCAGGGAAAACTATGGCTGGATCAAAGAAGCCTTTTCAGGGGAAAAATTCAAGGTTTTTGCCATGCACCACCACCTTGTACCTATACCTCTTGCAGGCAGGGAAAACACTGTCCTTGTAGATGCAGGCGATGTGCTCGAACTTCTGAACCGCTGCAAGGTGAATCTTGTTCTCTGCGGGCACTGCCACATTCCCTGGGTCTGGAACCTCAATAATATGCTTGTAGTAAATGCAGGTACCTTTTGTTCTTCCAAAACAAGAGGAAAGACAAAGCAATGTTATAACCTCATCCAGGCCGACAACGAGAATCACGATGGAGACTGGAAAGTCCGGGTATCCAGAGTCTTTTCAAAAGGAGATCGGGAACTGGTCACTGAAACAGTAATGTAA
- the rpiA gene encoding ribose 5-phosphate isomerase A, producing the protein MTERNISTDSPEKRAAGIAASRMVESGMVVGLGTGSTVAYTIKELGRRVREEELEILGVVTSYQSETLAIEAGIPLATLSQHPELDIAIDGADQIDSKLYAIKGGGAAHTREKIVSTSARRFLVVADESKTSTQLDKPVPVEVLPFAKTLVIKKIKDLGGKPELRLALRKDGPVITDNGNFVLDADFGVINDPEGLALQLSSIPGVVEHGIFSNVDDLYIGKKDGSVKIVRK; encoded by the coding sequence ATGACAGAAAGAAATATATCTACCGATTCCCCGGAAAAACGTGCAGCTGGCATCGCTGCATCTCGGATGGTAGAATCGGGAATGGTTGTGGGGCTTGGAACGGGCTCAACAGTTGCATATACGATAAAAGAACTCGGCAGGCGGGTCAGAGAAGAGGAGCTCGAAATTCTGGGTGTTGTCACTTCATACCAGTCTGAAACGCTTGCTATAGAAGCCGGCATCCCTTTGGCAACCCTTTCCCAGCATCCGGAACTGGACATCGCCATTGATGGGGCAGATCAGATTGATTCAAAGCTGTACGCAATCAAAGGCGGTGGAGCTGCTCATACTCGGGAAAAGATAGTATCGACATCTGCAAGACGTTTTCTGGTCGTAGCCGACGAATCAAAAACGAGCACCCAGCTTGATAAACCTGTGCCGGTTGAGGTTCTACCCTTTGCAAAAACTCTTGTGATTAAAAAAATAAAAGATCTGGGAGGAAAACCTGAGCTGAGGTTAGCTCTGAGAAAAGATGGGCCTGTGATAACCGACAATGGAAACTTTGTACTTGATGCAGATTTCGGTGTAATAAATGATCCTGAAGGTCTGGCCCTTCAACTATCTTCAATTCCGGGAGTTGTTGAGCATGGAATTTTTTCCAATGTGGACGACCTCTATATCGGGAAAAAAGACGGATCAGTGAAGATAGTCAGGAAGTGA
- the aspS gene encoding aspartate--tRNA(Asn) ligase: MSLAKLRTHYTADVKPEKVDNGQKITLAGWVHEVRDLGGICFVVLRDREGKAQVTLVKKKIDKELFDAARRLVRESVISVTGSVKFEEKAPNGYELLPEEITVLNVANSPLPMDTTGKVEAELDTRLDSRFIDLRRAETTAVFKIRHQALQAIREYFAKNGFLETATPKIVATATEGGTALFPITYFDREAFLNQSPQLFKQILMSGGFDRVFEIGPIFRAEEHDTRRHLNEATSIDVEVSFADHFDVMEILENLVAYAYAQVIEKCKPSLETLGVELKVPKTPFLKLTYDEVMEIINARSEEKMHWGDDLGTLGEHIVGNYVYETTGESHYFIIDWPTEIKPFYAMPYEDRPEFSKSFDMMHRTMELSSGAQRIHIPDLLKSRIESQGLNPEGFEFYLKAFEYGMPPHAGWGMGCERFIMTMLGTENIRDTVLFPRDRRRLSP, encoded by the coding sequence ATGTCATTAGCAAAACTTAGAACACATTATACAGCCGATGTTAAACCCGAAAAAGTTGACAACGGTCAGAAAATTACTTTGGCAGGCTGGGTCCATGAGGTAAGAGACCTCGGAGGGATCTGTTTTGTAGTGCTCCGAGACCGGGAAGGAAAGGCTCAGGTCACTCTTGTAAAGAAAAAGATCGATAAAGAGCTGTTTGATGCTGCAAGAAGGCTTGTACGCGAATCAGTAATTTCAGTAACCGGTTCTGTTAAATTCGAAGAGAAAGCTCCGAACGGATACGAGCTGCTTCCTGAGGAGATCACTGTTCTGAATGTTGCAAATTCTCCATTGCCAATGGATACTACAGGCAAAGTGGAAGCTGAACTGGATACTAGGCTGGACTCGCGGTTCATTGACCTCAGGCGGGCTGAGACTACTGCGGTTTTCAAGATAAGGCACCAGGCTCTCCAGGCAATCAGGGAATACTTTGCGAAAAATGGATTTCTCGAAACAGCAACCCCCAAGATCGTGGCAACGGCAACTGAGGGCGGCACTGCACTTTTCCCGATCACTTACTTCGACAGGGAAGCTTTTTTGAACCAGAGTCCTCAGCTCTTCAAACAAATCCTTATGAGCGGTGGTTTTGACAGGGTCTTTGAGATTGGTCCCATTTTCAGGGCTGAAGAGCACGACACCCGCAGGCACTTGAACGAAGCTACTTCTATCGATGTCGAGGTCAGCTTTGCAGACCACTTTGATGTAATGGAAATTCTAGAAAACCTTGTGGCTTACGCTTATGCCCAGGTTATTGAGAAGTGCAAGCCTTCTCTTGAAACACTTGGGGTTGAGCTCAAAGTCCCGAAAACTCCTTTCCTTAAGCTCACCTATGATGAAGTAATGGAGATCATAAACGCCCGCTCGGAAGAGAAAATGCACTGGGGAGATGACCTTGGCACACTCGGAGAGCATATTGTGGGCAATTACGTCTACGAGACAACAGGGGAATCCCACTATTTCATTATTGACTGGCCTACTGAGATTAAACCGTTCTATGCTATGCCTTATGAGGACAGGCCGGAGTTCAGCAAATCATTTGATATGATGCACCGCACAATGGAACTCTCCTCTGGAGCTCAGCGTATCCATATTCCTGACTTGCTTAAGAGCCGGATAGAATCACAGGGCCTCAACCCTGAGGGCTTTGAGTTCTACCTTAAGGCTTTCGAATACGGCATGCCTCCTCATGCAGGCTGGGGCATGGGCTGCGAACGTTTTATCATGACCATGCTCGGAACCGAGAATATCAGGGACACTGTACTCTTCCCCAGGGACAGGAGAAGACTTTCTCCCTGA
- a CDS encoding P-II family nitrogen regulator, with protein sequence MTKMYKIEAIIKPMKLHEVKDALEEAGYPSLTVTDVKGRGQQKGIVQQWRGKKYCVDLLPKTKIEIAAPEDKIEEIMKIIQSSAYTGEIGDGKIFVTPIETVVRIRTGERNGDAL encoded by the coding sequence ATGACTAAAATGTATAAAATCGAAGCAATAATAAAACCCATGAAACTGCATGAGGTAAAAGATGCCCTTGAAGAAGCCGGGTATCCTAGCTTAACAGTAACTGATGTCAAAGGACGTGGACAGCAGAAAGGAATCGTACAGCAGTGGAGAGGTAAAAAATATTGTGTGGATCTTCTTCCCAAAACCAAAATAGAGATCGCAGCCCCTGAGGACAAAATTGAAGAGATTATGAAAATTATTCAGAGTTCAGCGTATACTGGAGAAATTGGAGACGGAAAGATATTTGTCACCCCCATTGAAACTGTAGTTAGAATAAGAACTGGAGAAAGAAATGGAGATGCTCTTTAA
- the modB gene encoding molybdate ABC transporter permease subunit — protein MIYMMDKIWFPVSKIWFPVSITFRIAAISSFLVLCSGVFLAYIFARRDFRGKELAELLVTLPLVLPPTVIGYLLVMLVGRNGLFGHFIYNFFGTGVMFTWQAGVIAAYTVSLPLMVRTAQAAIEAVDKELEYAAYVLGRSEIETAFLITLPLAKKGILAGLVLSFARAVGEFGATLMLAGNIPGKTNTMSLSIYSAFQAGNNELANLLVLILVFMSLLSIALTGKIASRGKLEV, from the coding sequence ATGATCTACATGATGGACAAGATATGGTTTCCTGTATCTAAGATATGGTTTCCTGTATCTATTACATTCCGGATAGCTGCCATCTCTTCCTTTCTTGTACTGTGCAGCGGAGTATTCCTGGCTTATATATTTGCAAGGCGTGATTTTCGGGGAAAAGAGCTTGCAGAATTGTTAGTAACACTTCCTCTAGTTCTTCCTCCCACTGTAATTGGATATCTTCTGGTTATGCTTGTAGGTAGAAACGGACTTTTTGGCCATTTCATTTACAATTTTTTTGGCACAGGGGTCATGTTCACCTGGCAAGCTGGGGTTATTGCGGCTTATACGGTTTCCCTCCCACTTATGGTAAGAACTGCACAAGCAGCCATTGAAGCCGTGGACAAAGAGCTTGAATATGCAGCCTACGTTCTTGGGAGAAGTGAAATTGAAACCGCTTTCCTGATAACCTTGCCCCTTGCAAAAAAGGGCATTCTGGCAGGTCTGGTGCTCAGTTTTGCACGAGCTGTCGGAGAATTTGGCGCTACTCTCATGCTTGCAGGAAATATCCCGGGAAAAACGAACACAATGTCGCTTTCAATATACAGCGCTTTTCAGGCAGGCAATAACGAACTTGCCAATCTGCTTGTGTTGATCCTGGTCTTTATGTCCTTGCTGTCCATTGCTCTTACTGGAAAAATTGCTAGCAGAGGAAAGTTAGAGGTATAA
- a CDS encoding energy-coupling factor ABC transporter ATP-binding protein, which yields METIFDVKNVSYTYVGKINALNDISFKVKPGEQISIMGSNGSGKSTLLTLLDGLIYPTLGEFYAFDNQISEDVFDAIKDNEFRSYFRKRVGFVFQNSDVQLFSSTVYEEVAFGPMQLNMTPEEVKTRVMEVLEMIGITKLKDRSPHTLSGGEKKKVCIAAVLANNPDVLLLDEPTAGLDPRTQLWLVELLQELGKAGKTIITATHDLETVEQISKRAIVMGEDHRIVVDGNVETVLNNRELLLTTNLIHEHMHVHGKLVHEHLHVHYREHIHEH from the coding sequence ATGGAAACAATTTTTGATGTGAAAAATGTATCATATACATATGTTGGAAAAATAAATGCATTAAATGATATCAGCTTCAAAGTAAAGCCAGGTGAGCAAATCTCTATAATGGGCTCTAATGGCAGTGGGAAATCGACTCTACTGACCCTTCTAGATGGACTTATATATCCTACTTTGGGAGAATTCTATGCTTTTGACAATCAGATAAGCGAAGATGTTTTCGATGCCATTAAAGATAATGAATTTAGGTCTTATTTCAGGAAAAGAGTAGGATTTGTCTTTCAGAACTCAGATGTACAACTCTTCTCTTCCACAGTTTATGAAGAAGTTGCCTTTGGACCCATGCAGCTCAATATGACTCCGGAAGAAGTTAAAACCAGAGTGATGGAAGTCCTGGAGATGATTGGGATTACCAAGCTTAAAGACCGATCTCCTCATACCCTGAGCGGAGGAGAGAAGAAAAAAGTCTGTATAGCAGCTGTTTTGGCTAATAACCCGGATGTCCTTTTATTGGATGAGCCCACCGCAGGATTGGATCCAAGGACTCAGCTCTGGTTAGTAGAGCTATTGCAGGAGCTTGGGAAAGCGGGAAAGACGATAATTACCGCTACTCATGATCTTGAAACAGTAGAGCAGATTAGCAAAAGAGCCATAGTTATGGGCGAAGATCATAGAATTGTTGTGGACGGAAATGTGGAAACAGTACTCAATAACAGGGAACTTTTACTTACTACAAATCTTATCCATGAACACATGCACGTTCATGGCAAGCTTGTGCACGAACATCTGCATGTTCACTATAGAGAGCATATACACGAGCACTAA